A window of the Fibrobacter sp. UWH4 genome harbors these coding sequences:
- a CDS encoding fibrobacter succinogenes major paralogous domain-containing protein: protein MKQFLFAVIGLFSLSFADVHPGLKNAIDNGDVKTAENLVKKFGVKDMYCPANLSFENAMTIYENAFSTNPLIMWKNCASVFIKNAENNVCGESLPLCKHYLETLFQKGDVDKIDSVFAQIIQSKLYIQKEKREVEQLEIVKASKQECMDQLDLHRKETVDSLINWHDIDCKILFDATICSKLFSTYGMVHIDSINKVFSSKSKNCKKKPTMTVKKRLEQEVLVNPFLYEIEYYGLLLSNKMKDPFYTNPKAVEMYKKLKSINIAAQNSIKNIKIYSDVLNTNTAAYCLSIPERGFNENACNKVINYVTKNFNLTSSKNSLIKEISNLYAMNASVPDSLIAFSCKLYPDIDKYFYKIMDVNIFDCNTINEYMSRNEACKNSNENYFWTAPSGIRYVCENRKMREPRSKELENGICVNDAEIKNGMYCSIKNGWIENTGYKRFTDKRDSQIYRATKIGDQIWMAENLNYNITDSYCYENNPDNCLKHGRLYTWNSIMSKSDNGCKNNYEKCLEKQPIKGICPDGWHLPSVEDFNHLLENVGTSRSSYVVKLKASDEWDNGKKGSNTYGFNAYPAGSMLLTEEKQIYFINQKKSTSFWTVVGGSGNAEAYAFFIENESDKSSGFSYDWKKNGHSVRCLKDKK, encoded by the coding sequence ATGAAACAATTTCTTTTTGCCGTGATTGGCTTATTTTCATTAAGTTTTGCAGATGTTCATCCTGGATTAAAGAACGCCATTGACAATGGTGATGTAAAGACTGCCGAAAATCTTGTTAAGAAATTCGGCGTTAAAGACATGTATTGTCCAGCAAACCTTTCTTTTGAAAATGCAATGACTATTTATGAGAATGCGTTTTCAACAAATCCTTTAATCATGTGGAAAAACTGCGCATCTGTTTTTATAAAAAATGCAGAAAATAATGTTTGTGGAGAATCACTTCCTTTATGCAAACATTATTTGGAAACACTCTTTCAAAAAGGGGATGTTGATAAGATTGATTCTGTCTTTGCGCAAATTATCCAATCAAAGCTATACATTCAAAAGGAAAAAAGAGAAGTTGAACAACTTGAAATTGTGAAAGCATCAAAGCAAGAATGTATGGACCAACTCGATTTACATCGAAAAGAAACTGTTGATTCTCTTATAAATTGGCACGATATTGATTGCAAAATATTGTTTGATGCAACAATATGCTCAAAGTTATTTTCCACATATGGTATGGTCCATATTGATTCAATAAACAAAGTGTTTTCGTCAAAATCAAAAAATTGTAAGAAGAAGCCAACCATGACTGTAAAAAAACGTTTAGAACAAGAAGTTTTAGTTAATCCATTTCTATACGAAATCGAATATTATGGATTACTTTTATCAAACAAAATGAAGGATCCCTTTTACACAAATCCCAAGGCTGTAGAAATGTACAAAAAACTAAAAAGCATTAATATTGCAGCACAAAATTCAATAAAGAATATTAAAATATATTCAGATGTTTTAAATACAAATACAGCGGCATATTGCTTATCGATTCCTGAAAGAGGATTCAACGAAAATGCCTGTAATAAAGTAATAAATTATGTTACCAAAAATTTTAATTTAACATCTAGCAAAAATTCTCTAATCAAAGAAATATCTAATCTGTACGCAATGAACGCCTCTGTGCCTGATTCGCTAATAGCATTTTCATGTAAACTTTATCCAGATATCGACAAGTATTTTTATAAAATTATGGATGTAAACATTTTTGACTGTAATACAATAAATGAATACATGTCACGCAATGAGGCTTGCAAAAATTCAAATGAAAATTACTTTTGGACAGCGCCTTCAGGAATCCGATACGTTTGTGAAAATAGAAAGATGAGAGAACCAAGATCAAAAGAATTAGAAAATGGAATATGCGTAAATGACGCTGAAATAAAAAATGGTATGTACTGTTCAATAAAAAATGGATGGATTGAAAATACGGGGTACAAAAGATTTACTGATAAGCGTGATAGTCAAATATATCGTGCAACAAAAATTGGTGATCAAATATGGATGGCTGAAAATTTAAATTATAACATTACCGACAGCTACTGCTATGAAAATAACCCCGACAATTGTCTAAAACATGGTCGATTGTACACCTGGAATTCCATTATGTCAAAATCTGATAATGGATGTAAGAATAATTATGAGAAATGCTTAGAGAAACAACCTATCAAAGGAATTTGTCCTGATGGATGGCATTTGCCATCTGTAGAAGATTTTAATCATTTATTAGAAAATGTGGGAACAAGCAGATCGTCATATGTAGTAAAATTAAAGGCTTCCGATGAATGGGATAATGGGAAGAAAGGAAGCAATACATATGGATTTAATGCCTATCCTGCCGGATCTATGCTATTAACAGAGGAAAAACAAATATACTTCATTAATCAAAAAAAATCAACATCATTTTGGACTGTCGTAGGAGGAAGTGGCAACGCAGAAGCTTATGCCTTTTTTATCGAAAATGAATCCGATAAAAGTTCTGGTTTTTCTTATGATTGGAAAAAAAATGGTCATTCTGTTCGCTGCCTAAAAGATAAAAAATAA
- a CDS encoding FeoA family protein, with the protein MKNAEFIDRLSLAEMCENRCGTIAQIEGDSRFISRIVSIGLTPGSDFTLLKNDKRSPVLVFCRDTVIAVNHKESSQIFVKVES; encoded by the coding sequence ATGAAAAACGCTGAATTTATTGACCGTTTGAGTCTCGCCGAAATGTGTGAGAATCGTTGCGGGACAATCGCCCAGATCGAGGGCGATTCCCGCTTTATTTCAAGAATTGTTTCTATCGGGCTTACGCCGGGTTCCGACTTTACCCTCCTCAAGAACGACAAGCGTTCGCCGGTGCTCGTTTTTTGCCGCGATACGGTTATCGCTGTCAACCACAAGGAAAGTTCACAGATTTTTGTCAAGGTAGAATCGTAA